Proteins from a genomic interval of Sphingobacterium sp. SYP-B4668:
- a CDS encoding ABC transporter permease, with product MSVNMSYRENVKLALQSIVSNKLRTFLTALIIAIGITALIGVLTSIDAIQSSLTNSFSSMGSNSFNIRNRGLNVRIGDQGSQPKVYPAITYRQAMGFKDQFNFDAIVSINANVTWNSTIKYKSEKTNPNIGVIGADDNYLQTSGYKIESGRNFSKQDVENGSAVVIIGKEVTTRLFKKKENPVGQYITVGDSRFLIIGVLESKGSSAGFGADKACFVPISKARMMMENGNPSYSITVMSPDPLKMDAAEGEAVLIFRKLRGLNAKQSSNFEIIKSDAVAQILMQNLRYVTLGAIIIAAITLLGASIGLMNIMLVSVTERTREIGVRKAIGATPGVIRKQFLMEAIVICLIGGLAGIILGITIGNLLALGLGASFIIPWKWMLLGMTVCVLVGMVSGYYPASKASKLDPVDALRYE from the coding sequence ATGTCTGTAAATATGTCTTACCGTGAAAATGTCAAACTCGCTCTGCAGTCTATTGTGAGCAATAAGTTAAGGACATTTTTGACAGCACTCATCATAGCGATAGGCATCACAGCATTGATCGGCGTGCTGACTTCCATAGACGCCATTCAGAGCTCCCTTACCAACTCTTTCTCCTCTATGGGCTCCAATTCTTTCAATATTCGAAATAGAGGGCTCAACGTGCGTATTGGTGATCAAGGGAGCCAACCGAAGGTATACCCTGCAATCACGTATAGACAAGCCATGGGCTTCAAAGACCAGTTTAATTTTGACGCTATAGTCTCCATTAATGCGAATGTGACTTGGAACTCCACAATCAAATACAAAAGTGAGAAGACAAACCCCAATATAGGCGTCATCGGCGCCGACGATAATTATCTCCAAACATCTGGATACAAAATTGAATCCGGACGTAATTTTTCCAAGCAAGATGTAGAGAATGGAAGCGCTGTAGTCATCATCGGCAAAGAAGTCACCACCAGACTTTTTAAGAAGAAAGAGAATCCCGTAGGACAATATATTACCGTTGGCGATAGCCGTTTTTTAATCATTGGCGTATTGGAAAGCAAAGGTTCCAGCGCTGGGTTCGGGGCGGATAAAGCCTGCTTTGTCCCCATCTCCAAAGCCCGCATGATGATGGAAAATGGAAACCCTTCCTATTCCATTACCGTCATGTCACCTGACCCCCTAAAGATGGACGCTGCCGAGGGTGAAGCCGTTCTCATTTTTCGTAAGTTGAGAGGGCTCAATGCCAAGCAAAGTTCCAATTTCGAAATCATCAAATCGGATGCTGTCGCCCAGATTTTGATGCAAAACCTTCGATATGTAACCCTTGGTGCCATCATAATCGCAGCCATCACCTTGTTGGGAGCTTCCATTGGCTTGATGAATATCATGCTCGTGTCGGTTACGGAGCGCACTCGAGAGATCGGTGTACGTAAGGCTATCGGCGCTACCCCCGGCGTGATACGAAAGCAGTTTCTGATGGAAGCGATCGTCATCTGTCTCATCGGAGGCCTTGCCGGCATCATATTGGGCATTACGATTGGCAATTTACTTGCCCTAGGGTTAGGGGCTAGCTTCATTATCCCGTGGAAGTGGATGCTGTTGGGGATGACCGTCTGCGTATTAGTCGGTATGGTTTCCGGATACTACCCCGCTTCAAAAGCTTCAAAGTTAGATCCTGTAGATGCACTTCGCTATGAGTAG
- the kbl gene encoding glycine C-acetyltransferase — MYKTLQPALQKEIAAIKEAGLYKEERIIITPQGADIKISTGDEVVNFCANNYLGLSSHPKVIDAAKKAIDSHGYGMSSVRFICGTQDIHKELEAKLSQFLGTEDTILYAAAFDANGGVFEPLFGAEDAIISDELNHASIIDGVRLCKAQRFRYKNADMADLEAQLIAAAGARHKIIVTDGAFSMDGSVAPLDQICDLADKYEALVMIDESHCTGFIGKNGRGTHELFNVIDRVDIITGTLGKALGGASGGFTSGKKEIIDMLRQRSRPYLFSNTLAPAIAGASVAVLNMLSETTDLRDKLESNTLYFREQMTAAGFDIKPGFHPIVPVMLYDAKLAQQFAAKMLEEGIYVIGFYYPVVPQGKARIRVQISAGHERAHLDKAIKAFTKVGKELAVIK, encoded by the coding sequence ATGTATAAGACACTTCAACCTGCTCTGCAGAAAGAAATCGCAGCGATTAAAGAAGCTGGTTTGTATAAAGAAGAGCGCATTATCATTACTCCCCAGGGAGCTGATATTAAGATCAGTACCGGAGATGAAGTTGTTAATTTTTGTGCGAATAATTATCTTGGTCTATCCTCACACCCTAAAGTAATTGACGCGGCCAAGAAAGCAATTGATTCGCATGGATATGGAATGTCTTCCGTTAGATTTATCTGTGGTACCCAGGATATTCATAAAGAGTTAGAAGCCAAATTATCCCAATTCTTGGGTACAGAAGATACGATTCTCTACGCCGCAGCGTTTGATGCCAATGGCGGTGTGTTTGAGCCCTTGTTTGGTGCCGAAGACGCTATTATTTCAGATGAGCTCAACCATGCTTCCATTATTGATGGGGTGCGTCTGTGTAAAGCACAGCGGTTCCGTTATAAAAATGCGGACATGGCCGATCTTGAAGCCCAATTGATCGCCGCCGCCGGAGCCAGGCATAAGATTATCGTTACAGACGGCGCATTTTCGATGGATGGTTCAGTAGCTCCTTTGGATCAAATTTGTGACCTAGCAGATAAATACGAAGCACTTGTCATGATTGACGAATCTCATTGCACAGGCTTCATCGGGAAAAATGGCAGAGGTACCCACGAATTGTTCAATGTGATCGATAGAGTCGACATCATTACCGGTACATTAGGTAAGGCACTAGGAGGTGCTTCAGGAGGATTTACTTCTGGTAAAAAAGAGATTATAGATATGTTGCGTCAGCGCTCGCGTCCTTACCTTTTCTCCAATACATTGGCACCCGCTATCGCCGGCGCATCCGTTGCAGTGTTGAATATGCTAAGCGAGACCACGGACTTACGAGACAAATTGGAAAGCAATACCCTTTACTTTAGAGAGCAGATGACAGCGGCAGGCTTTGATATCAAACCAGGGTTCCATCCAATCGTTCCAGTGATGCTTTACGATGCCAAGCTAGCCCAACAATTTGCCGCTAAAATGTTAGAAGAAGGAATATACGTCATCGGATTTTATTATCCTGTTGTGCCTCAAGGTAAAGCACGCATACGCGTACAGATATCGGCAGGCCATGAGCGTGCGCACCTTGATAAGGCCATAAAAGCCTTCACAAAAGTGGGTAAAGAATTGGCAGTCATAAAATAA
- a CDS encoding DUF2147 domain-containing protein gives MKKLILSLYMLLFTVVSFAQTDPIIGKWQNPSGEGRIEIFKKGEKYYGKLYWLKNANDELGNPKKDVKNPDEKLKSRALLGLENLTNFDKTGNNVYENGNVYDPKSGKTYRCKMTLKGDKLDIRGFVGVSLIGRTDTFTRVR, from the coding sequence ATGAAGAAATTAATATTATCTCTGTATATGCTGCTTTTTACGGTAGTATCATTCGCACAAACAGATCCTATCATTGGTAAATGGCAAAATCCGAGTGGAGAAGGAAGGATCGAGATTTTCAAAAAGGGCGAGAAATATTATGGCAAGCTCTATTGGTTGAAGAACGCGAACGATGAATTAGGCAATCCAAAGAAAGACGTTAAAAATCCAGATGAAAAGCTCAAATCTAGAGCACTCCTAGGGTTAGAAAATCTCACTAATTTCGATAAGACCGGTAACAACGTCTATGAGAACGGAAATGTGTACGATCCCAAATCGGGTAAAACATACCGTTGCAAAATGACCCTCAAAGGAGATAAGCTCGATATTCGAGGGTTTGTTGGCGTCAGTTTGATTGGACGTACAGACACCTTTACCCGTGTGAGATAA
- the typA gene encoding translational GTPase TypA: MQNIRNIAIIAHVDHGKTTLVDKILHFTNLFRDNDGTGDLILDNNDLERERGITIVAKNVSVQYKGVKINVIDTPGHADFGGEVERVLKMADGVVLLVDAFEGPMPQTRFVTQKALALGLKPLVVVNKVDKENCRPEEVYENVFDLFFSLDATEEQLAFPVLYGSSKQGWMSTDWTQPKEDVSELLDAIIDHFPPSPFVEGTLQMQITSLDYSTFVGRIAIGRVARGTIKENQPISLVKRDGKVVKSRVKELHTFEGLGRRRVSEVACGDICAVVGIEGFDIGDTIADFENPEQLEVIHIDEPTMNMLFTINNSPFFGKEGKLVTSRHIHDRLQKELEKNLALRVVPTESPDAWLVYGRGILHLSVLIETMRREGYELQVGQPQVIVKEIDGVKCEPIEVLVVDVPAEVSGKVIELVTQRKGELLIMETKGEMQHLEFEIPSRGIIGLRNNVLTATAGEAVMAHRLKGYEAWRGPIPGRQHGVLISLDKGTTTAYSIDKLQDRGKFFVDPGVDIYEGQILGEHIRDNDLTINIVKGKQLTNMRASGTDDNTRIAPAIKFSLEESMEYIQADEYIEVTPQSIRLRKIYLTENERKVNAKKFQ; encoded by the coding sequence ATGCAGAATATCAGAAACATAGCGATCATCGCGCACGTTGACCACGGTAAAACCACATTGGTTGACAAAATTCTACACTTCACTAATCTTTTTAGAGATAATGATGGTACAGGTGACTTAATCTTAGATAACAATGATCTGGAGAGAGAACGCGGTATCACAATCGTTGCAAAGAACGTATCTGTGCAATATAAAGGTGTGAAAATCAATGTTATAGACACTCCTGGTCACGCCGATTTCGGTGGGGAAGTAGAGCGTGTATTGAAAATGGCTGATGGCGTTGTGTTGTTAGTGGATGCTTTTGAAGGTCCCATGCCACAGACGCGATTTGTAACGCAAAAAGCATTGGCTTTAGGTCTAAAGCCATTGGTTGTAGTAAATAAAGTAGATAAGGAAAATTGTCGTCCTGAAGAAGTTTACGAGAATGTATTTGATTTATTCTTTAGCTTAGATGCGACAGAGGAGCAATTGGCATTCCCAGTACTATACGGTTCATCTAAGCAAGGATGGATGTCTACAGATTGGACGCAACCAAAAGAAGATGTGTCTGAATTATTGGATGCTATCATTGATCACTTCCCGCCATCTCCTTTCGTAGAAGGCACCCTACAGATGCAGATTACCTCATTGGATTACTCTACTTTCGTAGGTCGTATTGCTATAGGTCGTGTCGCTCGTGGAACGATTAAAGAAAATCAGCCTATTTCATTGGTGAAAAGGGATGGTAAAGTCGTGAAATCACGTGTGAAGGAGTTGCATACATTTGAAGGTTTGGGACGTCGTCGTGTTTCAGAAGTCGCTTGTGGTGATATCTGTGCAGTAGTAGGTATTGAAGGTTTTGATATTGGTGATACAATTGCTGATTTTGAAAATCCAGAACAACTAGAAGTCATCCATATCGATGAGCCAACGATGAACATGTTGTTTACCATCAACAACTCTCCATTCTTCGGTAAAGAAGGTAAATTAGTGACTTCCCGTCACATCCATGATCGCTTACAGAAAGAACTTGAAAAGAATCTTGCTTTGCGCGTGGTGCCAACTGAATCACCTGATGCATGGTTAGTATACGGTCGTGGTATTCTCCATTTGTCCGTATTGATTGAGACTATGCGTCGTGAAGGATACGAGCTACAAGTAGGACAGCCTCAGGTTATTGTCAAAGAGATCGACGGTGTCAAATGCGAGCCTATCGAGGTATTGGTGGTGGACGTGCCAGCGGAGGTTTCAGGTAAAGTAATTGAACTCGTGACACAACGTAAAGGCGAGTTGTTGATTATGGAAACCAAAGGTGAAATGCAACACCTTGAATTCGAGATCCCATCACGTGGTATCATCGGTCTACGTAACAACGTATTGACAGCGACAGCTGGCGAGGCTGTAATGGCACACCGTCTTAAAGGTTACGAAGCTTGGAGAGGACCTATCCCAGGACGTCAACACGGTGTATTGATTTCTTTAGATAAAGGTACGACTACAGCATATTCAATCGATAAATTACAAGATCGTGGTAAATTCTTTGTAGATCCAGGAGTGGATATTTACGAAGGACAGATTTTGGGAGAGCATATTCGTGATAATGACTTGACAATCAACATTGTTAAAGGAAAGCAATTGACCAATATGCGTGCTTCAGGTACTGACGATAATACGCGTATTGCGCCAGCTATCAAATTCTCTCTTGAAGAATCAATGGAGTACATCCAAGCTGACGAGTATATTGAAGTAACGCCTCAAAGTATCCGTTTACGCAAAATATATTTAACAGAAAACGAGCGTAAGGTTAATGCGAAGAAATTCCAATAA
- a CDS encoding phage holin family protein: MKFIISLLLTGLVVAVSSWVIPGVTVAGFGWAIVTGLVIGFVNATIGSILRLFTFPLNWLTLGLVSFIITVLMVLLSDKIMGSKFDVAGFWTAALFAIVVAIVEMILSAIMGSSKD; the protein is encoded by the coding sequence ATGAAATTTATTATTAGTTTATTGCTGACTGGACTTGTGGTAGCAGTATCATCATGGGTTATTCCGGGAGTTACAGTCGCTGGATTTGGTTGGGCGATAGTCACCGGATTGGTTATCGGATTTGTCAATGCGACGATAGGGAGTATACTTCGGCTTTTCACATTCCCATTAAATTGGCTCACACTAGGCTTAGTTTCATTCATCATTACGGTATTGATGGTCTTATTGAGTGACAAGATAATGGGGTCCAAATTTGATGTGGCAGGCTTCTGGACTGCGGCCTTGTTTGCAATTGTGGTGGCGATAGTTGAAATGATTCTTTCGGCCATCATGGGCTCGTCTAAAGATTAG